One window of Cervus elaphus chromosome 2, mCerEla1.1, whole genome shotgun sequence genomic DNA carries:
- the LOC122704750 gene encoding pregnancy-associated glycoprotein 1-like produces MKWLVLLGLVVFSECIVKIPLTRVNIMRKTRSEKNMLNNFLKEHAYSLYLTSSPGSNITTYPLRNIQDIIYVGNITIGTPPQKFQVVFDTGSSDLWVHSVLCSRRRCSSQGLFRHRESSTFRATRRRFGIVYGRGRMNGIVVHDTVRIGDLVSTNQAFGLSMEHSWFEGKPFDGVLGLSYPNKSLTGGIPIFDNLKNQGAISEPVFAFYLSNKPEGSVVLFGGVDKSYYQGALNWVPVTQAGYWHVHMDRVSINSRVVACNGGCEAFVDTGTSLILGPGRLIDNILRLIGVTERCVSCATVNTLPSVDFTINGINYPVPAQAYTIKDSSGNCYIGIRENPVNRSTENWILGDVFLRQYFSVFDRGNDRIGLAQAV; encoded by the exons ATGAAGTGGCTTGTGCTCCTCGGGCTGGTGGTCTTCTCAGAGTGCATAGTCAA AATACCTCTAACGAGGGTGAATATCATGAGGAAAACCCGCAGTGAAAAAAACATGCTGAACAATTTCCTGAAGGAACATGCTTACAGCCTGTACCTGACTTCTTCTCCTGGCTCAAATATAACTACTTACCCTCTGAGAAACATCCAGGAT ATAATATATGTGGGTAACATCACCATTGGAACACCCCCTCAGAAATTCCAGGTTGTCTTTGACACAGGCTCATCTGACCTGTGGGTGCACTCCGTCTTATGCTCCAGGCGACGCTGTT CTTCACAAGGTTTGTTCAGACATCGTGAGTCTTCCACCTTCCGGGCTACCAGAAGGAGATTCGGCATCGTATACGGTCGTGGGAGGATGAATGGAATTGTTGTTCATGACACCGTTCGT ATTGGGGACTTAGTAAGTACTAACCAGGCATTTGGTCTAAGCATGGAGCATTCCTGGTTTGAGGGAAAGCCTTTTGATGGCGTCTTGGGTTTGAGCTACCCCAACAAATCTCTCACTGGAGGCATCCCCATCTTTGACAACCTGAAGAATCAAGGTGCCATTTCTGAGCCGGTTTTTGCCTTCTACCTGAGCAA CAAGCCGGAGGGCAGTGTGGTGCTGTTTGGTGGGGTGGATAAATCCTACTACCAGGGAGCACTCAACTGGGTACCAGTGACCCAAGCGGGCTACTGGCATGTCCACATGGACCG CGTCTCCATTAACAGCCGGGTTGTTGCTTGTAATGGCGGCTGTGAGGCCTTTGTGGACACTGGGACATCACTGATCCTTGGCCCAGGAAGACTGATCGATAACATCCTGAGGCTCATCGGCGTCACCGAG CGCTGTGTGTCATGTGCTACGGTCAACACCCTGCCCTCTGTTGACTTCACCATCAACGGCATCAACTACCCAGTGCCAGCTCAAGCCTACACCATCAAG GATTCTAGTGGCAACTGCTATATCGGCATTAGAGAGAACCCAGTGAATAGATCTACAGAGAACTGGATCCTGGGTGACGTCTTCCTGAGGCAATATTTCTCGGTCTTTGATCGAGGAAATGACAGGATTGGCCTGGCACAGGCAGTGTAA